From a single Xyrauchen texanus isolate HMW12.3.18 chromosome 26, RBS_HiC_50CHRs, whole genome shotgun sequence genomic region:
- the LOC127619744 gene encoding ubiquitin-associated protein 2-like isoform X3, with protein sequence MMTSVGGSRTRGNWEQMQGQTQSQSQHKQRPQATAEQIRLAQMISDHNDADFEEKVKQLVDITGKDQDESMIALHDCNGDVNRAINVLLEGSPDTDSWEMVGKKKGVSGQKENAQADGGERGDEGKDNRERGGGGGGGERDMARRRGGAPRRGRGASRGREFRGQENGLDGAKAGGVVGRGTERGRRGRGRGRGGAGRRGGRFSAQGMGQIDKGPRYDLSGDESLFNPADYSESAQTEESYTSGSTWSNTGNLEPEDGNRLEFTGGEGTSYPRKYDSAPGAWRTATEEWGTEDWNEDLSETKIFTASSVASIPIPQENVTITAGQRIDLAVLLGKTPPTTSSEVESAQLDGQQPLSQSLVFSNSKQNASLSQSSSSAPYSQHSMVSLLSKGFGDVGDPKGTTGGSTTGSQFLEQFKTAKALSQLAAQHSQSGPPNTGPSTWDTSPTTLGQYDMKPQTELVHSPFTKRQPYQPASTASTMDAFLQDKPTPPSTTSSLPHQSTHSSSLPQAVTTPVSKISGPIPVQQISSSPTDPQASSPLSLQQHKLKQQKKRTSITTKIPALAVEMPGSADISGLNLQFGALQFGSEPVLSDYDSSAAVATTTPSSQGQNSLYTSSSNEQTSTLSNPSQMELYEPRVSQTLRYPPSVSSSPQKDLQPKNGFSSVQMSQSLEAAAGSAVPVKPTSESVVPPLVSNMAPMADPSSGSPSLLTTSNQTPLSALGHEDSSSSLAPPQHNNSLPTQQNSLAPPSVRTSNTGLLDPNVDCESSLHTPPFSSVAPSSVPLSSSSTSLAPVAQSSSVSFVTAQSSLGPVSSLTMGLNSGAGVPSMIPPTAGVSSTAAHLSASSSRNTAASGKAPPNLPPGVPPLLPNPYIMAPGLLHPYAPQVYGYDDLMLQTRIPLDYYSIPFATPTTALTGRDGSLTSNPYSAGDLSKFGRGDASSPAPTTTMAQPQQSQTQTHHTTQQPFINPALPPGYSYTSLPYYTGVPGLPNAFQYGPAMFPVAPTSSKQHGVNIGVNASAAAFQQASGYGSHGYSTGVSVTSSNTGVPDISGSVYTKTQSFEKQGFHTGTPSASFSLPSALGSGGPINPPAAPGYAPAPYMHILTPHQQPHSQMLHHHMQQDGQSGSGPRSQNASIQQKSQINKSGYNSYNWGGN encoded by the exons atgatgaCCTCAGTGGGCGGAAGCCGGACCCGGGGCAACTGGGAGCAGATGCAGGGTCAGACACAGAGCCAGTCACAGCACAAGCAGAGGCCCCAG GCCACCGCTGAGCAGATCCGACTCGCGCAGATGATCTCGGACCATAATGATGCAGACTTTGAGGAAAAGGTTAAGCAG TTGGTGGACATCACAGGAAAGGATCAGGATGAGTCCATGATAGCGCTGCACGACTGCAACGGAGATGTAAACAGAGCCATCAATGTCCTGTTGGAGGGCAGCCCTGACACT GACTCTTGGGAGATGGTTGGAAAGAAGAAAGGAGTGTCAGGTCAGAAGGAAAATGCACAGGCAGATGGAGGAGAAAGAGGAGATGAAGGGAAGGATAAccgagagagaggaggaggaggaggaggaggagaaagagacATGGCACGCCGTAGAGGTGGGGCCCCACGGAGGGGTCGTGGAGCCAGCCGCGGACGAGAGT TTCGTGGGCAGGAGAATGGGCTGGATGGGGCCAAAGCAGGTGGAGTTGTGGGAAGGGGAACAGAGCGAGGCCGTCGGGGGAGAGGCAGAGGAAGAG GTGGCGCTGGCAGGCGAGGTGGAAGGTTTTCAGCTCAGGGCATGGG CCAGATTGATAAGGGCCCCAGATATGATTTGTCAGGAGATGAGAG TCTGTTTAACCCAGCGGACTACAGTGAGTCAGCCCAAACAGAAGAGAGCTACACAAGCGGAAGCACTTGGAGTAACACTGGCAATCTTGAACCCGAGGATGGAAACC GGCTTGAGTTTACAGGTGGAGAGGGAACAAGCTATCCCCGAAAATATGACTCTGCCCCTG GTGCTTGGAGAACTGCCACAGAAGAGTGGGGTACAGAGGACTGGAATGAAGAT TTATCAGAGACCAAGATATTCACTGCCTCCAGTGTGGCATCCATTCCCATTCCACAAGAGAATGTCACCATTACAGCTGGACAGAG GATTGATTTAGCGGTGTTGCTGGGAAAGACTCCTCCTACCACCTCCTCTGAAGTGGAGTCTGCTCAACTTGATGGCCAACAACCTCTGTCCCAGTCTTTGGTGTTTAGCAATTCAAAGCAGAATGCTTCATTGTCCCAGTCCTCCTCCAGTGCTCCTTATAGCCAGCACAGCATG GTGAGCTTGCTCAGTAAGGGTTTTGGTGACGTAGGAGACCCTAAAGGGACCACTGGAGGCTCCACGACTGGTTCACAATTCCTAGAGCAGTTTAAGACTGCCAAGGCGCTATCCCAGCTGGCAGCCCAGCACTCACAAAGTGGACCTCCCAACACAGGTCCTTCTACCTGGGATACCAGCCCCACTACCTTGGGGCAATATG ATATGAAACCTCAAACAGAGCTTGTGCATAGTCCCTTCACCAAACGGCAGCCATACCAGCCCGCCTCCACTGCTTCCACGATGGACGCCTTCTTGCAGGACAAACCCACACCCCCTTCTACCACCTCGTCCCTGCCCCATCAGTCCACCCATTCTTCCTCACTGCCCCAGGCCGTTACCACTCCTGTTTCCAAAATCTCTGGACCCATTCCAGTTCAGCAGATATCTTCCAGTCCCACCGACCCACAGGCGTCCAGCCCCCTCTCCCTACAACAGCACAAACTCAAACAGCAGAAGAAAAGGACTTCCATTACAACCAAG ATTCCAGCTCTAGCGGTGGAGATGCCAGGCTCTGCAGATATATCCGGGCTTAACCTGCAGTTTGGAGCATTACAGTTCGGCTCTGAACCGGTGCTTTCTGATTATGATTCCTCAGCAGCTGTTGCTACGACAACACCCAGCAGCCAAGGCCAAAATAGTCTTTACACAAGCTCCAGCAA TGAGCAGACATCAACCCTGTCCAACCCCAGTCAGATGGAGCTGTACGAACCAAGAGTGAGCCAGACACTGCGCTACCCCCCTTCTGTGTCCTCCTCACCACAAAAAGACTTGCAGCCCAAA AATGGGTTCAGTTCGGTACAGATGTCACAGTCTCTGGAAG CTGCAGCAGGCTCTGCAGTACCTGTGAAACCAACTTCTGAATCAGTAGTCCCACCTTTGGTTTCCAACATGGCCCCAATGGCTGACCCCTCTTCAGGTTCTCCCTCCCTGCTGACCACATCCAATCAGACCCCTCTCAGTGCTCTCGGACATGAAGATTCCTCCAGCTCATTGGCTCCACCTCAACACAATAA CTCCCTCCCTACACAACAGAACAGTTTGGCGCCGCCTTCAGTTCGCACTTCAAACACTGGTCTACTG GACCCAAATGTGGACTGTGAATCCAGCTTGCACACCCCGCCTTTCTCCTCTGTGGCTCCTTCCTCTGTGCCCCTTTCCTCTTCCTCGACATCACTGGCTCCCGTCGCCCAGTCTTCATCTGTCAGTTTTGTCACGGCACAATCCTCTCTGGGTCCGGTTAGCAGTCTGACCATGGGACTGAACAGTGGCGCTGGTGTTCCATCCATGATCCCTCCCACGGCTGGTGTATCTTCCACTGCTGCACATTTATCGGCCTCCTCGTCTCGCAACACTGCTGCCTCAG GGAAAGCACCTCCAAACTTGCCTCCCGGTGTGCCGCCACTACTGCCCAATCCTTACATCATGGCTCCTGGCCTGCTTCACCCTTACGCA CCTCAAGTGTATGGCTATGATGACTTGATGTTACAGACCAGAATACCACTT GACTATTACAGCATCCCATTTGCTACTCCAACCACAGCATTGACTGGCAGGGATGGCAGTTTGACAAGTAACCCTTATTCTG CTGGTGACTTGTCCAAATTTGGCCGCGGTGATGCCTCGTCCCCTGCTCCCACCACGACAATGGCCCAGCCTCAGCAGTCCCAGACTCAAACGCACCACACCACCCAGCAGCCCTTCATCAACCCAGCCCTTCCACCCGGATATAGCTATACCAGCCTGCCCTATTACACTGGTGTGCCTGGTCTACCCAACGCCTTCCAGTACGGCCCTGCCATGTTTCCG GTGGCTCCTACCTCCTCAAAACAGCATGGTGTGAATATTGGTGTCAATGCCTCAGCCGCGGCCTTCCAGCAAGCGAGCGGCTATGGATCACATGGATACAGCACTG GGGTCTCTGTGACATCCAGCAACACGGGAGTCCCTGATATTTCAGGGTCTGTTTACACAAAGACACAG TCTTTTGAGAAGCAGGGTTTCCACACAGGAACTCCCAGCGCTTCCTTTAGTTTGCCCTCAGCACTTGGAAGTGGTGGCCCTATCAATCCTCCTGCTGCACCGGGCTATGCTCCAGCTCCCTACATGCACATCCTGACCCCCCACCAGCAGCCCCACTCTCAGATGCTCCATCACCACATGCAGCAGGATGGACAG AGTGGCTCTGGACCTCGCAGTCAGAATGCCTCTATTCAACAGAAGTCGCAGATCAACAAGTCTGGTTACAACAGCTACAACTGGGGAGGCAATTAA